The genomic window TCCGTCCGCGTGTTGGACCAGAAATTCGGCGACATATTGAAGCCTCTTATCATCTTTCAATGGATTACTGTGATAATAGTTTCACGATTCTAAGAATATGAAGTTAACTAGGTCTGTAGGAATTGTCATGATTTGATACACGTTGGTGGTATTTAGTGTCTCTTCCCATAAACAACAGTGGTTATTTTATCACAAGCGTTAGGCCACTTAACCCaattcataaatatatttggCATAGAtgaattgtgctttttttttttttttttgctttcttcagGACACACATCCCACGGCCCCAACTGTGCATAGACACCAACCAATCACCGGAGTGGTAGCGTTTTGCTATTTATACAATTtaaccattttttttatttgtttccatggcgacaaCTATTCTGGAGAAAAGAATGAAGTTTGTTTTTGAAACACATCCTTGTACCCTGGGCGTTCCTTCTCTGACAAATATACACCAATAATTTAATAACAATGATTTTGCCAATACACTTTGTTTATTGATTGGTAACGAGTTGTTGTTGGATTGGTCGTAGCGCATCACAGTGTATCTTCTGAACTATGAGCTCTTCTTTTACTAGTTCttacattttcatgtatttttcattatcaagagtctgtttttatttatttatttagaacgTATTGCAAATACACTTTGTTCAGTTTTGCAGGTATCGGGGGGAATTTTGTCACTTGAGTCGAATTCCTTTCCTTGTCAGTcacaagctgctgcagcgtACGCGTTGTTGTCTTCGCTCTCTGTCTGACAGGTTGGTTGCTTTCAGTACGACACTTATATAAGACGAATGTCTCTCTCCTTCAGGAAACCTTCCACAGATCCTGGACCTGCCATCCAGTGTCACCTGCAGTTTCGTTGAATGCAGagtgtttagtttttttcttttgacagcTCTTCATTGTTGTTTGTCTTCATTCTCCTGCCGAGCTGCTtcaccttcttcttcctgctaAATTCCTCATTTTAAGTATTCTGTGTCAATTCATCGTGGCTCCCCATTGAAGGTCTCACTTGAATTTTATTGCGTGTTCTTTTGTGCttaaataattttaatttcGTTTGACTAATATCATGAAATGGAATGTGTCATAACTAGATTCTCTAATTTCATTCTTCTTATGAAGGCATCAATACATCATGTGtggatctttaaaaaaattaatgaccAACAAAAAGACTCAGCAACGCTTCCACTTGAATGTAGTCATGCCATCATCAGACTATGATTACAACTTTTGATATCATTATACATATTAATCAGCGAGAATTTTACCAACCTATATTTAATAAATTTTTTGACATGAGCTATTCATAACATccaaggataaaaaaaaaactatccaCAGGACTGGAGATGACAAAGTGCTCCTGTTCTGGCATCGTCATTTAACAGTCTGACCTGGATTTAGAGAAACCAAAGCCTTGTTGTCATTCAAACGCTTGTActctggcgccccctgctgccaGGTACTAATATTTTGAGGTAGTTTTTCCTGTATTTCTTGATCTGACCGGTCTGTTTCAGATTATTCTGTATTACACCTAAtgctacaaaacaaaaaaaacagaggatGCTTTCAGTGGAGTATTGATGAGTAGGAAACGATTTCAGCCGATTCATTTATGAGAAGAGCAGATCAAGCAATGCCGAATTACCGAGTTACCAGTCATCGGTTGTCAGAGTTGTtcttatatttatgtatatttatacatatatttatctgcctaaataaataaaaatcacaaatattttTCCAGAAATTAGCTCTTTGTTGTTAATTTGGGTGACATAACAAACCCAGCCTGTTTAGGTGGGCTATTTAAAATAAGATACAAATGTCTTtgtaaagaaaacaacacgttTTGAGTGGCTGATACTGAAGTATTCAGTGATCTTTTATAGCTGCTGATCAATAATAGATAATTAATAACATTTTGCCATAGTAACAATTGAAAGGAGGCAACTGCACAGTCATTTCAGACAATATATTTCACAGGGAGTGTGAACATTTCAAATGCATTAGGAAATGAGACAGTCGCCTATTCTGATCCATAAAACCTCTCATGAAAATGAGGCATTGTGTCATGAATGCACGattgaagtcttttttttccactctcTAGAATACTGACTTTAGTTGATTGTTGTCATGACAAACAGGTaattccaaaatgtttttttttgtctttgtagtTCCGGGTGCGCGTTGTGTTTAGACATTACGGTAGGAGTCGGGTCAGGTCGACAGGTGAGAGAGGCGGCGGGTGGAGGTGTGAGCGCTCACGGCAAGGGACGGTGGAGAGACTGGATTACTTCTGGAGACAGTCGCCACAGGTATGTGAGAGGTCGAAGCGTGTATTAAGGTAAGTTCATTTGAGAATAGGAAAGCGATCACGTGACGGCAATTGGCTCAGATTATCGTTTATTTATAATGAGTATACAGTATTGATGAAGTATTGATGAATGCAGCTCTGTGTGTATTACAGTTCAGTTCCTGACGCATTCGTCTGAATATTTGAGCTGTATACTTCATTGGTTCATTGGGATGTCATTAAAATACTTCAGTGTTGAATGTGAGTATCCATCAGATTGCTGTCATGTAGTCTCATTTTAACACACGGGTTTCTTGTGGGCCTGCACAACCTCAAATGGGAATATGATTAATTACTTATAGCTCATTATAtacagcatttatttaaaacaactAATGCTGTAATATTTACACAGAAATTCCCTTACAATTCTAGTGAAAATCACTAAATGTcctataaatgtaataaaattgCCAGACAAACAAACGATCACTGATGATGTCCCTCCTCCAGCCCGTCAGAATGTCCGTGGAGCTCTGCAGTCCCAACGTGAGTGAGAGTGGAGGCTCTCTGTGCCGCGTGAAGCAGCTTCCCTGCCACACTGTCCCCCTGCGTTGTCTCCAGGCAAGTGGACACTGCATGCCCGAACGCCCCCACCTCACCCACCAGCCATGGGCCAACCAACCAGGCCCGGCTGTTGCCTCCGGTCCAGCCCCGGCCATCCGTCACAGGGTAAATGGAGCTATCACGTCCAACTGCAACGGTCAGGAGTGTGCGGCCCCCAGACTGGGAGACGAGGCTTGGCTGGCCGGGGCCCCCACCACAGAGAAGGTGCTGGTGACAGGAGGAGGCGGTTACTTTGGGTCCAGACTGGGGAGAGAACTAGCCCGTCGGGGGAAGTCAGTGATCCTTCTGGACATCAATAAGCCCCCGGCCGATACCCCTGATGGGGCAGTCTTCTATCAGGTATGAcggaggagacaaagagaatGCTTTTGTCATGAGTTTTGATTATCGGGCTGTAAAGACTTTGCAGAAATATTTGTTATGAAGTATGACAAATTGTAGTTAAGAGACACAAATAAGTGAATGCCCATTGACAGTTGTGCTACTTCTTTACAATGGGTTTGTTATATAACTCGGCAGACCTGTAGTATTTCTCCGTTTCCCTGTACGAGCTGCAACCTGACAGGTGAGTGATCGCTGTCGTCCAGCCAGCTGTTGGAGACACGATTCAGGTTTCACCCTGCCCGGCTTCAGGACACCTTTCCTGGAATAGTTTATGATCACACCTGCTCATATGCTTGTACACCTGCAATTTTCCAAATTTGTGACATTTCTGTGCTGAGAACAAATTTCAAATGATCaaagacacaacaacaacaacaacaacgtcacAGGTGGAAGACTGTCTCTCTGTGTTCTGTCCAACTCATTAATGAAAGCTTTCATCCCTTTGTCTTCCAGAGCGACATCCGTGACTATTCGTCCCTCTATAAGGCGTGTGATGGCGTCGACTGCGTATTTCACACAGCGTCTTACGGCATGTCCGGACCAGAACAGGTGACTTCCCTTCGtatcctcttcatcatctgctTCCATCTTCATCATAAGAGAAACAGGTGCTGTTTCTGAAAAGAGGTTGCTTGTAGTAGAATCATTATGAGCTGCATCgtatagaaattaaaatgtattttctttggtGACAGATTAAACGTTCATTGAACTTTTATGTTCTGTCATAGTGAAGGAGGAGAACAGTCCTGTTTCCAAACCGGTGTGAAGCTGctggtttttttatttctgtgttaaTTATATTTTTACAGTGATTCAGTTCTCTGTATCTTTATAAAAACATGCCAGTGTCAAGCAGGAGGTATCGGTAGTCGTTGCTAATCTGCAGAGAATGTTATATCAGTAATATAAAGTCAAGTGTCAagtatttctattctattctattctattctattctattctattaatgCTCTTGTTCCCTTCAAGTCCTCGTTCCATAATAAGCCACAATGGACACTTTTCATGCTACACATTCATCTATCTCAGTGGAACTTCAAAACTCTGCCGTTTCTGTGGGGATTCAGGTGTTTTGCACGGCTAGCAGCTAATGTAGCCTCGGGCTGCTGGTCTGAGGAGAGACTAGACGTCCGACAGAGACTTCCATCAACCTGCACAcagattattttcaaatggATTTAGACATTGTCAGTCTTAGCCAATACTGACGGCAGCAACATTCCTGCTCAAACACTCCCAGTTGCATAGTCTGTGAGTTCAacgggttgtgtgtgtgtgtgtgtgtgtgtgacgtcattgtgttgttttatgaGGTGAACCTCCTGGATCCAACATGATGACGGAATGTTGCTGATATGGACTTCTGTTGTAATTCAGTTACAATCTGAGGTGTACATGCAGTGAGATGCGTCTTGTGCAGAGTAGAAAATGCAGGATGTGTAAAAACGGGCTAAAGTGTTCTTGAAGCATTTTATCTTCTGTCTTTCTGCCAGTTGAGAAGAGAGCAGGTGGAGTCAGTCAACGTTAAAGGGACCAGCAACGTCATAAATGGTAAGGAAGCGccgtcacacacaaacacaacaacgtATGGCGTATACTGTcatgaataaacaacaacaacaacaaggtggATTCTAAGGAtgatgtgaaatatttaaatgaatattaaTAGGGACTGATCTAAGCTGCTCTGCTTGTCAGTGAAGGGAGAAAGACTCTTTAATCCTGAGAATGATCATTAGTCTCAATGTTTTTCAGAGGGAACCTGATAAAGATAAAGCAACAGaggttttaaaattaaaatacttcCAAAAAATCTTTTATTGATTcttgatataaaaaaaaggtatgTACTTATTAAAATTAATGTATCTAATCGAATCGAATCGAATCGAATCGAATCCAAATTTAAAACCTATTTTACAAGTAGTTGTagtctatatatctatctatctatgtttccatggaaactaCTGTACATTAAAGCGTCACCAAatttcacacacaaaggaaCAATGATAAGCAATCAGAATGAGAATCaggatactttattgatcccagagggataTTGTATTGTAATCTAATTAACTGAGCCTTTTACAGTAATATTTTTGGTATTAAatcttgtatttgttttgtaaatgtttctCTTTAAACCGTTCAACGTTCTCTTTCAGTGTGTAAGGAGAGGAGCATCCCCCGGCTGGTGTACACAGGCACCATCAACGCGGTGTTTACTGGAAAACCAATTGAGGAATGTGACGAGGCTTCAATGCCGTATGTTCCCCCTGATGTAGTGAGTAAAAATGAgtgaatacaaatatacaagTGTCCCTCTTAAACTCCGGTGGCCATCCACTCATGACCGGCTAAACGAGCGATTTCCAGTACTACGGCGGGTGATGCCgcttgtttgtgtctgttccAGCACATGGACCACTACTCCAGAACGAAAGCGATCGCAGAGCAGATGGTCCTCTCTGCTAACGGATGCTCCCTAAAAGGTGCGAAGGCCATCAGAATATTCAATGGGATGAAAATCCGGCAAGGAGCAGAGAAACTCGGATCAGCTGACGTTCCTATTTTACAGTTATTCAATATGGTGCAGATGGGTTCAGTTTTCTTCTTTACATTAACAGGTGCAGGGCCTGCTGTTTCTTCCTTCGGTGTAACTGCACACTCTTTCATTTACCACCTCCTCATATATTCAATTAAGCTTAGCGCTGAGCGCAGTTTCATCATATACCGCAGGTTGAAGTTCATgcgcctgctggaggaggattttctttcccccccattGCCTCGAGCTAAAAGATCTGGTGCCATAAGGACGCCTGAGTAGTGATGGAAAGTACTTCACTTGATGTTAGGCAAGGTCTACGTTACGACAGCTCAAAGGGAAATATATTTCATGAAAGGTTAAACAAGCGCATATACAATGCGTGTAAATCCTCCCTTTCGAAGGTGGAGGCGTGCTTCGGACCTGCGTCCTGCGGCCCAGTGGTATCTATGGACCGGATGAGGAGAGACACCTTCACAGAGTGATGGTGAGAGATGATatacaaaaaacatttacagagcCATCTATTATCAAGATTAATGCTTTCTGTGCTTgcactggaaaaaaataaaaaataaatctcatctTGCAGCGTTTCCGTCCAGACAAATCGTGTTTGTGTCTGAAGCGTTTCCATTATTCATCAGGCTTTTCCACGCATCCAGTTACAGAAGCTTTTTCTTCCTACGAGGCAGCAGTGTCGTTTACTGAAGCTGgttgggtctctctctctctctctctcaggtaaACGTGGAGCGCCGGTTGTTCGTTTTCAGGTTTGGTGACCCCCGGGCCAGGATGAACTGGGTGCACGTGGACAACCTGGTGCTGGCGCACACGCTGGCTGCTGAGGCGCTCACGCTGCAGAAGAGTTGCGTCTCTGTAAGTCAGGACAAAAAGCCCCAGACGACGCCCTTGCAATAAAAGTTCAcagaaaaaatatctgaaatgtACAATTTCAGGATCAGTGACCAATTCAATAGGTAAATATTAGTTATATTTAAATGAGATTTGGTCCATTTAGTCAACCTTGTTCCGTTATTACacagaataaaaccaaaataTGTTCTTAATGCCTCCTGCTATCTCTTTGCGGTTTAAATAAAGaccgtgtgtttctgtttttttgcagaGCGGACAGGCCTATTTCATCAATGACGGAGTTTCGGTCAACCTGTTTGAGTGGCTGGCGCCGCTGGTGAGTTACATGGTGGCAACTCTTTGTCCTCCATGCACCGTTAATGAAGTGTGAATCGGTACACAACTGTTGGTGGGACATTAGAAAGGGCTGAAAGATCGGCGGGCACGTTGATTTGATCCTTTTTTAGGCCGTATCCGTTAAATTTtacaaaaatgcattttgtctaAGCTTTTGTGAAGTTTTCTTCTctgttttcttctctgtttgATGTCATTACAGTTTGAAAATCTGGGCTACAGCAGGCCTTTGATaactctgcctgtttcattCGTCTATTTAGCAGGTAGCTCGCCTCGCTTCCTCTCGCATTTTAGAGATTGGTAATAAGATGAATGAATTTATCTAAGTTTGTCCTTTATTTTCAGCCAACCTGGTAGAACATTTGCATGTATTTCTGAGACCTGTGATGGAGGTGCCTCTGCTCTTGAGCAAAAGTGAGGTAATTAcacatctctccatctctgcttgTATTAAGATATTTATTCTGACCTGAATGAacccagtgtgtgtgagtgtgtgtttgtgtgtgtgtgtgcgtgtgtgtgtgtgtggggggggggggggggggcatttggtCCTGTCTACCAGCTCACTCACAAGTAGATTCTTGTTCAACAGTGAAGACAGACTTCATTAAGGTTAGGATTTGCCtaccagacccccccctccccccccctcgtctgaTGCATCAATTATAGAGAAGCAAAGTGAGCCtttcatgaatttaaaaatgttgttgAATAACCAATGCTTATTGTCACTGGGTGGAAGCTTTTAATCGGCCTACAATCAGATGGGCTGAAgcactataaaaaataaaaagccagaAGGATTGTCAAGTATCAGGAGCAGTTTTACCTGGGGAGGCCTTTATGACACATCTTAAGGCGCCTCCCTCCATCGCGGCCTTTAATGTCCTCATGAATGCATGATGATGTCGAAACCAAAGCTGAGCCTGCGGTCCTGTACCCGGAGCTCATTCTGTCAGACAGCTGACGGCAGAGGGATCGATGATTTTCCTGTGAATAAAACATAAACTACTGTAGGTCAGACCAGGAAGTCCAAAATGAAGCTtacaggaagtgacctcactATAGTGTTCATTGCTATGGTGAGTATAATCAGATACCCTGTGATAACATGAACAAGAAACAGGCTGTAAGCACATTATGTATTCATAGGGGGttgttatttaatttgttttgtccCGGTGTTGCTTAGGCAGAAAACTTTCCTGGACTTTTAATCGGATGCTTCCCCaatgagaaaaaataataataaaagtgcAGCAACTCAACACCGCATGTTAGGTAGTCAAAtgctgcaacagaaaatgatgcatttctTGCTTTGATGTTTTCTCTTGGGATTATAACACCAACCCTTCTGATAGGAAGTAACAAAAAAAGTACCGgtacaaaaagaaaattccaCATTACACGATCTTTACGCCACCAGTGGCTGCTGAGCCATGTTGCTGCCAACACCACCCCTCTATGATCAGATCTTGGGACTCAATGGGTTTTGGGTTGGCGAGGGGAGCATGGACCCCAAATCTCTGCTCTTCTGTATAATttttcatcacttcctgcttgctTGGTCTGTCTTCCACACAAAGTGTATCACACAATAGGCAAATAGGCTGCTGGAGAAGATTCCATCAGGAATGTTGTCCGGTCAAACCGGATGAGCCAGACTAAATACTTTACAGTTATAGTTTGTCTGGCAATAGATCAGCAACCTGCAATTACTCATCCAGTGAAACGCACAATAATATTTTAGGTAAGGGTGTGCTTGTTGAGCGTGTGCTAGTCTGAAACCCTTCTGTCACGGCATGTGATACCTTATCTCCGTGCAGTAAGAGgatgcaggagctggaggcaTCGGTCAGTCACACGCTATCAGAGAGTATAACCACATGAGCAAAAACAGTCCGTCTGAACCTTTGGCTCCACAGCGTGACCTTGAACTTGCTCTCTGCAGTGGCTTACGAAGTTTCCGGTAGAAGGCTCGTGTCTTTATGAATGAAGTTGTGAGCTACGTTTAGCAACCTTTCTTCCACTGCAGGTGCGGAGCATAGCCGTGAGCCACACTTTTAAGATTGACAAGGCCCGTCGAGAGCTGGGATATTGCCCAAAGACCTACAACCTGGTGGATTGTGTAGAGCAGTACCTGAAGTCCAGACAGCCTCACTCCAGCCTGCTTCCTCTCAGCTGCTCCTGGACCTCCGTGTTGCTGCTGATGGGCCTCATCTCGGTGCTACTGGTGCTACTGGTGCTAATCTTTCAGAACTAAGTATTGCTTACTggaagatgatggatggacagcAGCACAATAAGctcatgttgtgttttcacaAATTGATAATCCTTATGAATGAAACTTCCCAGACTagaatatttactacatattatGTCTCCTCCATAATAACTCAATAACTCAAGTCatttcttctattttttttaatgttaatttgTGTCAAGCTATAAAATTATAAAACCTTAAAGCTGCTGCAAAAATATTAAATCTGAGTTGTATGAATGGAATCTTCAGTTTGAAGTTAACATAAATTCATAATATCAGGGTttgtattaaaatattaaatttttgACAGACTGCATTTAAGGAtggttttaaatattgttgTTGACTTGTTATTTTCGTTTTGTAAAACACTCTACTCTCAAAATTAGAGAACATTATGCATCAGCTCAGACTGGTCTGATCATCATCTGGTTTTCTCAACAGTTTGAATTAAAGaaatatttcagtttgtgttacaaatatttaaatgttgacTGCATGTATTCATGGATTGCTTCTTGCTTTTTGTTGTAAAGACTTGTGATTTGTTATGGATTTTACTTAGTAATCAATTAATAATTGTGTACACATTAAGCATTTAAAGTAGTAACAACACCCATGTCAACAATTACTTCATATCTATAAGAGCAGATTTTTCTTTCAGTTAATGTGAAAACTTTGAAGCAATTGCCACAATTGTAAATTATAATCCGTGTTTTATGAAGTTTGGTGAAAATACATCTGTCACTAGGGGGGGCTGTTGTGGCACCATAACGGTTTCCCAGAAAGAAGGAATcactatttaatttatttagaatttaaaatTAAGGGGGAATGTGTGTCAGTTTCCTTACAAACGTTGCATGGGTTACCAATAGTTACTGGatgatagaaaataaataaagatgctgGCAGcggtgggattcgaacccacgccaTCGAAATGACTGGAGCCTAAATCCAGCGCCTTAGACCACTCGGCCACGCTACCACGTCGTTCGATGCCTCAACAGTCCAAAAGTAAAActcaataataatatatattatgaataataaaaacccAAATAATAAAAACCTAAATAAAGTTATCAATATTATAAATTTAGATTATTCTGATGTGTTTCAAAAGAATGTGTTTCAAAAGAATGTGTTTAGGGAACGTTTGACAACTCAACGCTTGCTAAACTCAATATTTTGATgctgtatatgtatgtatatatatatttcaaaaagTACATCACAGAAAATATACAGTAAAGCTTTGTATCTCTTTTATTCTAGCATGGTTATGCACTGATTGGAAATTGATTAATAGTATTTTACTAGAAATACAAACATTATAGATCACCaggtgtaataataataataataataataataatacggtCCAGATCAGAATTTGAGGTGCGGTATATCTTATGGGGAACTCGGCATATAatcataattataattattataattattagttaCTAACCTTATAACAATCATTTAGCATTATTTGCCTATTGCCTCATCCCGTAAAAGTAAAGTCCTTAAAATGA from Brachionichthys hirsutus isolate HB-005 chromosome 16, CSIRO-AGI_Bhir_v1, whole genome shotgun sequence includes these protein-coding regions:
- the sdr42e2 gene encoding putative short-chain dehydrogenase/reductase family 42E member 2; translated protein: MSVELCSPNVSESGGSLCRVKQLPCHTVPLRCLQASGHCMPERPHLTHQPWANQPGPAVASGPAPAIRHRVNGAITSNCNGQECAAPRLGDEAWLAGAPTTEKVLVTGGGGYFGSRLGRELARRGKSVILLDINKPPADTPDGAVFYQSDIRDYSSLYKACDGVDCVFHTASYGMSGPEQLRREQVESVNVKGTSNVINVCKERSIPRLVYTGTINAVFTGKPIEECDEASMPYVPPDVHMDHYSRTKAIAEQMVLSANGCSLKGGGVLRTCVLRPSGIYGPDEERHLHRVMVNVERRLFVFRFGDPRARMNWVHVDNLVLAHTLAAEALTLQKSCVSSGQAYFINDGVSVNLFEWLAPLFENLGYSRPLITLPVSFVYLAANLVEHLHVFLRPVMEVPLLLSKSEVRSIAVSHTFKIDKARRELGYCPKTYNLVDCVEQYLKSRQPHSSLLPLSCSWTSVLLLMGLISVLLVLFGLLDAGEDFAEEGLVLGLLAVFLNHFQIRQCSRAGQAAAAGPTAGCLDSFMVQLRDAPLFHRLCTPDAQLLVATVELVWVRPSDNTVAVTPRPTACPLLRVLFFLLHLIVSRTGSFF